ATGTATACAGGAGTTTATTCTTTTTGAGTGTATGACACAATAAAACCGTTATCAACTAACTTCCTTGGGTCAACCCTCGTACTCCTGCTCCAAttatgttttgtttttcttccatGCTGGGTTCATACTCCAACCAAAAACAGAAACAAATCACTTCCAACTAGACAACGAACAAACAATAACAATGCTTTAATAAGTTCACCAAAATATATAAGGGCACTAGTTGGTTTATTGGGAATGCCTGCCAAACTTTTACTGAAGTCTTACCTTGCCATTCCCATACTATCTTAGCTTCACCCTTTACCATCTTTGGATAGCGATCCAAACGAGAATCATCTTGAACCAACTCCTCAACCTACAAAAACCCTCAGCTTGATTATCAATATAGCAATTGAAGTAAGTCAGTAAAGGAGGTCATATTTGATGTTTAACAGATACAATAGTTACAGATCACATAACAAAATGGCTAAACCCCTAGAAAGACGGAAAACAAGGGAAAGTATAATCTAAACAGCATTGTCAAGAGGGGCTGCAACACCCGTGTATGAATCTTCTGTAGAAACAACTTTGTGTCATGAGAATAAACCTAAGCATCCCATACATAAAAGCAAAAGCATTCTTGTTTACGGGACAAAAGCTCCATTTGAAACACTTCCTAAGAACTTACATTGATGCCCTCATTCTGGAGTTAGCTGCAGCAGAAATTTAAGTTTGAAACATTTGGAAAAACCTTGTATGATCAAACTTCCGAGTGTTATCATTAATATAATCTAACTATAGAAACTCCAATTGGCAAATTATACCAGGACTATTACCTAACTGCATCGCAATACcacaattaattattttttaaaaatgcaATTCCAGAAAATATAAGTACCTTTCTCCATAGGAGGGGGTCCTTCCTCTCTCTGGGTGAAAGAAGATAATCTCGTAACCAAGAGGCAACTACCCATGGTTCACCCTCACCATCTATGCTCCTTGAGATCAACGCATTCTCTTCAAGTAAGTCGCAAACCTAATATCATTACCAACAGTTCAATGAACGTATAATATAATTGAGCTCAGCAAGCCTTGCGAGCCCAAACACCAAGTCTATAATATATGAAATCACATGACTCAATGGTCGTAGCATACCACCCTACTAAGAAATAATTTCGCACACAAAGTAGTTTTTAAATGAGTTTCCAAAAGATTACGAACTAGAATATTGAATGAGGCAGAAGTGGCTACCACAAGGCATGCTCAACCCCAAAAGGAATGATGACCAGAGTCCATAGGAGTCATCACAGCCATTGCAAGTAGACAAATGATCATACTCAGCAACGAAATTCATTAGTACTTGCAGAATTCATGAGTCAGACTTTTTGTTAACATTAATTACCGCAAGGTAAACAGGTAGACCACAATAACATAAAGACATGTACTTTTAAGGGTTCACAATTTGTTCTTCTTTACCATAACACAAAAACAACCACCCCCACTGCAACGAAGTACAGAAGCCATGCTTGAAGTCAACACATTATAGGAATATAAGTATTTAAATGACTATGTATGGAACTCAATATGGTGCACAtacttctttcctttcctttttttaatgTGAATTTTCACACCCATTTTCTCCTATTTCTCCACTAAAGCACTCAGGAGTCATGAGGCACACAAGGAAGCTAAGAAGTGACATAACACTACACTTGTTCAGGTAAATTTTTACGCTAATATAAAGCACAAATTCATTAAAATGAAAGCATCTATTTATTGTTTCAAAGCCACCTAAAGCACATCTGTCCATAAGTAAATTTTAAGGCACACATACAtgcacttaaaaaaaaaaaagggggacaCGTGCAGATTATATTGCCTTCATGATTGATAAATTTGATGAATGTCATGGTATGTACACTAGGCAAATGAATGCCATGGTATAGTGAAGGTCAAATGCAACGCTTATGAAATTAAGGACTGGAGGTTTTCTGGTTCTTACCTCCAAAACTAAGAAAATCGATTTACGGAGAACAAACTTTACCAGAAATGCAAAGCTAAAAGTGGAACAACTTACTAATCCATGTATCATGCTACAAGCAAGAGAAAAGCTATTTCTACCTTGTTATAGATCTCCTCAGCTCTAGTTAACAAGTAATGTCTCCGGAGGGCTTTTAACAGTATCAATATGCTTCCCACAAGCTGTAAATCTCAACATTGTCAACAAGCTTTAACATTCTGGTACCATAACATAAACTTTTAAATGCTGGTTTATATTATGGAATACCACTGCACAAACTGGCACCAAAAGTAAAGCATGGTCGAGAACCCATTGGTGGATGCGACAGGTGATAGGTTTGTAATGTTCCACTAAAGAATCAGGACACTTGAACTCATCAGATCTACAAACAGAATCAAAGAAATATGGCCAGATTCTCAATAAATTTCGTTAATCAGGATACTGCAAGTATTGTTTCATGCTAATTCTGTTAGTAAAGGTCAACAGCAGCTCACCCACTAGTATAACCTCTTCTGTCCATCAACTTGTGAATAGTCTCCATTGCTCTCAGTTTTGCATGAGCATATGCATATTGATCCAAGCCATAATCTTCCATCACACGATGTTCAACAATATAGGTTGACAAATCATCCTTTTGCACCTAAGATATGTTGATAACAGGCAATAGTCATCTCTTTTGCATCAATCAATTAGCAGAAGCAAAACTCATACATCGAAAAAGAGTAACGAAACTTCCTATGGGAAAAAGGAAGATTTTTCCATTTATGAACACTGAACTTAGCAAGAGGTACAGACCCAAATGGTGCCAATACCGCTGCACAAATATTTGGCATAAGCTTCACACAAGCGAACTTCCACCAACTCTGACTGCAGTTACATTAAAAGACGGTTGCTTTAAAATTGTTAAGAATGAAAAAGATGATGCTTCTGGAGCCCTTGATATGACAGATTAATCAGACCCAGTTTTACCTACAATTTTCATTGCTGCTGCATTAATATCTCTGTCCTCGATGCATAAATTCCCCTGCTTTCTGTAGCCACGTTCACATTCCAGATTTCCATCTTTACATATTCCATTACTCGGACAAGGTTCACAATTATCTACACCTATGGAGACTGGTTATGTCAGATGTAGAGAGCAGTAAAGGTGTGAAACACAATGAAGAAtagttttctaattttcaaaacATATGAAATAGGTGATAGTCCCCAGTCATATAATTAACTGCATTACTTCATTCAGATCAACTTGAGAAGGCCTAAGCATTGATCTCAGTATAAGAAGCATAAACCAGCCTAATTGAGAGGAATAGTCTATTTCAAGCTTTTGATACATATCTTTCAACAAGATTAAAATTGTTTTTTGGAGTGGGTTAATTATTTCAAACAGGCTCTTGGGTCAATAAGTTCTTATAAGTCAAGGAATCTCTATGAATGTGtacaaataaaatcaaaaggAAATTCATAAAGCCAGGAGAGTCCACGACAGAATGCATCACCAATATTTCTTATTGAACTCTCAACGAACAACTGGAAACGATCATCCATAatttttgaatgatttccaaaaggaATGCAATTACAAGTACTTTTTCTCCAACTAAAACATCAATACTAGCCgaccaaagaaaaataaagtacaAAATATAATATAGGCCCATTCTTTAATggataaaaatcataaaatatCATATCACCAACAGAAAGCCAAGAAATGCCATAACTCCTCCAAAAAAATTGCCtgcatttatttctttttcgcCATTTAATAACTTCACCCAGTCATCTACAATTTAA
This DNA window, taken from Coffea eugenioides isolate CCC68of unplaced genomic scaffold, Ceug_1.0 ScVebR1_68;HRSCAF=342, whole genome shotgun sequence, encodes the following:
- the LOC113758752 gene encoding uncharacterized protein LOC113758752; translated protein: MASSSRKRPKTLNPHSSSSPSSFSQYSIPEPSPGFFPSSISEFSRLIAVVTIAASVALFCNYLVTYFNQQPKPFCDSGVDVGDFLSGVDNCEPCPSNGICKDGNLECERGYRKQGNLCIEDRDINAAAMKISELVEVRLCEAYAKYLCSGIGTIWVQKDDLSTYIVEHRVMEDYGLDQYAYAHAKLRAMETIHKLMDRRGYTSGSDEFKCPDSLVEHYKPITCRIHQWVLDHALLLVPVCAVLVGSILILLKALRRHYLLTRAEEIYNKVCDLLEENALISRSIDGEGEPWVVASWLRDYLLSPRERKDPLLWRKVEELVQDDSRLDRYPKMVKGEAKIVWEWQGSAIEWKSTWMNL